The segment TGAGCAGCTTGGTCGTGATGGAGTCGATAATCGTCGGATGGTCACTGAATGACCGGCCGGTAGCGCCCGGGCCGCCTTTGAACAGGGTGTCACCGCTGAAAACTGTGCCGAGATCCGGGGCGAAGAGGCAGACCGCGCCGGGAGAATGTCCCGGGGTGTGCAGCACATGTAGTTCAATTCCGGCAATCGAGATCCGCTGACCGTCGGCGAGCTCGTGGCTCGGCGACCGTTCCGGATGAGTCCGATCCCAGAGCACCCGATCCGCCGGGTGCAGGTAGGTTGGTGCGGCGGTCACGTCCTGCACATCGGGCACGGCGTCGATGTGATCATCGTGGGCGTGCGTGCACAGGATGGCCACCAAACGGCGCTCGCCAACAGCCTTCAGGATCGCTGCGCCATCATGCGCCGG is part of the Saxibacter everestensis genome and harbors:
- a CDS encoding MBL fold metallo-hydrolase; translation: MAARIDQLVTSGTFSLDGGTWDVDNNVWIVGDDAECVVIDPAHDGAAILKAVGERRLVAILCTHAHDDHIDAVPDVQDVTAAPTYLHPADRVLWDRTHPERSPSHELADGQRISIAGIELHVLHTPGHSPGAVCLFAPDLGTVFSGDTLFKGGPGATGRSFSDHPTIIDSITTKLLNLPAETVVRTGHGESTTIGDEAGGI